One genomic window of Paenibacillus xylanilyticus includes the following:
- the rsmB gene encoding 16S rRNA (cytosine(967)-C(5))-methyltransferase RsmB has protein sequence MSENRSGRSVDSPSRGNAKQNRRPNPGKPGGSRTAGGSRTSGEASSAQRPKTSPRALAVKVLSAVEQDGAYSNLELNRRLKEAELSPADAGLATELVYGTIARLNTLDYFLERFVAKGMAKLQPWVRSLLRISVYQMLYLDRIPEHAVVSEAVNLAKKLGHQGISGMVNGVLRNMIRNRDELQIPNDLPAAERIALEHSHPLWMVERWIGQYGEETAEAICKANNEPPAVSVRVNTTMTTREKLMHEMESTGAVVEPSRISPDGILVRSGGNMALTSWYRDGLFSVQDESSMLVAEAVAPEEGQTVLDCCAAPGGKTAHMAEKMQDRGRIIANDVHAHKRQLIMDQADRLGLSCIDAVTGDALDLDARYPHASFDRILLDAPCSGLGVIRRKPDVKWTKSPEDIEDISGLQRELLDRVAPLLKPGGVLVYSTCTIEPAENELMVADFLKRHPEYQAVDSAWTGTEMEKWNPVNGGVQILPQYAHSDGFFIARLTRAADE, from the coding sequence ATGAGTGAGAATAGATCCGGCAGATCCGTAGACAGTCCGAGCAGAGGTAACGCTAAACAGAACCGACGCCCGAATCCAGGGAAACCGGGTGGTTCCAGAACTGCTGGGGGCTCCCGAACCTCGGGAGAAGCTTCGAGCGCTCAGCGGCCCAAAACTTCTCCACGCGCACTTGCAGTGAAGGTGCTAAGTGCTGTGGAACAGGATGGAGCTTACAGTAATCTGGAGCTCAATCGTCGTCTGAAAGAGGCGGAGCTTAGTCCTGCTGATGCCGGGCTGGCAACCGAGCTGGTATACGGAACCATTGCAAGACTAAACACGCTTGATTATTTCTTGGAACGTTTTGTAGCCAAAGGAATGGCCAAGCTCCAGCCATGGGTACGAAGTCTCCTTCGGATCAGCGTCTATCAGATGCTGTATCTGGATCGGATTCCGGAACATGCTGTTGTCAGTGAAGCCGTCAATCTGGCGAAGAAACTGGGTCACCAGGGTATCTCGGGTATGGTCAATGGCGTTCTGCGCAACATGATCCGTAACCGGGATGAATTGCAGATTCCGAATGATCTGCCAGCTGCTGAACGCATCGCACTGGAACACTCTCATCCACTGTGGATGGTTGAACGCTGGATCGGCCAATACGGTGAAGAGACAGCAGAAGCGATCTGCAAGGCCAATAATGAACCACCGGCAGTGAGTGTCAGGGTAAATACGACAATGACCACACGTGAGAAACTGATGCACGAGATGGAGAGCACGGGTGCAGTGGTGGAGCCTTCCCGGATAAGTCCTGACGGCATTCTTGTACGCAGCGGTGGAAATATGGCACTAACGTCATGGTATCGGGATGGATTGTTCTCAGTACAGGACGAAAGTTCCATGCTGGTGGCAGAAGCGGTCGCACCTGAAGAAGGTCAAACCGTGCTGGATTGCTGTGCAGCTCCTGGCGGCAAGACAGCTCATATGGCCGAGAAAATGCAGGACCGTGGACGGATTATTGCCAATGACGTGCATGCACATAAGCGTCAGCTTATCATGGATCAGGCAGACCGGTTGGGTCTGAGCTGTATCGACGCAGTAACCGGAGATGCCCTGGATCTGGATGCACGTTATCCACATGCTTCGTTCGACCGGATCCTTCTGGATGCACCTTGCTCAGGTCTCGGTGTCATTCGCCGGAAGCCGGATGTCAAATGGACCAAATCGCCTGAAGACATCGAAGATATCTCGGGGCTGCAGCGAGAATTGCTGGACCGGGTTGCACCGTTGCTGAAGCCGGGCGGTGTTCTGGTATACAGCACATGTACGATTGAGCCGGCAGAGAATGAACTTATGGTCGCTGACTTCCTGAAGCGCCATCCTGAATACCAGGCCGTGGATTCTGCCTGGACCGGAACCGAGATGGAAAAGTGGAATCCGGTGAACGGGGGAGTGCAGATTCTACCCCAGTATGCACATAGTGACGGCTTTTTCATTGCAAGGCTGACTCGTGCAGCCGATGAGTAA
- a CDS encoding Stp1/IreP family PP2C-type Ser/Thr phosphatase yields MIKTVHVSHIGRVRSVNEDSAWIRNLETGYILGIVADGMGGHLAGDTASRLAVETLVHDLGTLEPGLSHASLSAALSDAILHANEVIYRTASGDDKYHNMGTTVVAALLNDAEGVIGHIGDSRAYKIANKQVIQLTEDHTLVNELFKNGQISKEDVSHHPRRNVLTRALGTDAEVKVDLDPIKLETGEVLLLCSDGLSNLVSNEQLVQVAGNQELPLEERADRLLQLALLAGGDDNITVALFEVQQEGSVVTETGCES; encoded by the coding sequence TTGATCAAAACAGTTCATGTGAGCCATATCGGACGTGTGCGTTCGGTTAATGAAGATTCAGCCTGGATCCGCAATCTGGAGACAGGGTATATACTGGGTATTGTCGCTGATGGCATGGGCGGGCATCTCGCTGGAGATACCGCCAGCCGTCTGGCAGTTGAGACATTGGTGCATGACCTGGGGACATTGGAACCGGGGCTGTCACATGCATCCTTGTCTGCTGCCCTCAGCGATGCTATTTTGCATGCCAACGAAGTGATATATCGGACTGCATCCGGAGACGACAAATACCATAACATGGGCACGACCGTGGTTGCTGCCTTGTTGAATGATGCAGAGGGTGTTATCGGTCATATCGGGGACAGCCGAGCTTACAAAATTGCAAACAAACAAGTGATCCAGTTAACGGAAGACCATACCCTGGTGAATGAATTGTTTAAAAATGGTCAGATCAGCAAGGAAGACGTATCTCATCATCCGCGTCGCAACGTGCTGACCCGTGCTCTTGGAACAGATGCAGAAGTCAAAGTGGATCTGGATCCGATCAAGCTGGAAACAGGTGAAGTTCTGCTGTTGTGCAGTGATGGACTTAGCAATCTGGTCAGCAATGAACAGCTCGTTCAAGTGGCAGGAAATCAGGAGCTGCCGCTGGAAGAGCGTGCGGATCGTCTGCTTCAGCTGGCTCTGCTGGCTGGCGGAGATGATAATATCACGGTTGCGCTGTTTGAAGTGCAGCAGGAAGGTTCCGTGGTGACGGAAACGGGGTGTGAGTCATGA
- the rlmN gene encoding 23S rRNA (adenine(2503)-C(2))-methyltransferase RlmN — MKPFIYDFSLEELQQWAVENGEPAFRGGQIFDWIYVKRVNDFSEMTNLSKALREKLAEQFEFVTLTEITKFESKDGTVKFLFGLHDDHAIETVIMKHNYGNSICVTTQVGCRIGCTFCASTLGGLKRNLTAGEIVAQVVQAQKILDERGERVSSIVIMGSGEPFENYEATMTFLRIMIHEKGLNIGQRHITVSTSGIVPNIYKFADEDTQINLAISIHAPNDALRSKLMPVNRRFPFDDVMESLRYYLAKTGRRITFEYALIGGVNDQPEHAAELASVLKNMLCHVNLIPVNHVPERKYVRTSRSDIFNFQKILSEQGVNVTIRREQGHDIAAACGQLRAKHMELR, encoded by the coding sequence ATGAAACCTTTTATATATGATTTTTCCCTGGAAGAGCTGCAGCAATGGGCTGTTGAGAATGGGGAACCCGCTTTTCGCGGTGGTCAGATTTTCGACTGGATTTATGTGAAACGAGTAAATGATTTCAGTGAGATGACGAACCTGTCCAAAGCATTGCGCGAGAAGCTGGCAGAGCAATTTGAATTTGTAACCCTTACCGAAATTACGAAGTTTGAATCCAAGGATGGAACGGTGAAGTTCCTGTTCGGTCTCCATGATGATCATGCCATCGAAACAGTTATCATGAAACACAATTACGGTAACAGCATCTGTGTAACAACACAGGTAGGCTGCCGGATCGGTTGTACATTCTGTGCATCCACACTGGGCGGACTGAAGCGTAACCTGACAGCAGGTGAGATTGTTGCTCAGGTCGTACAGGCTCAGAAGATTCTGGATGAGCGCGGCGAACGTGTAAGCAGTATTGTCATCATGGGTTCGGGCGAACCGTTTGAGAACTATGAAGCAACCATGACTTTCCTGCGCATCATGATTCACGAAAAGGGCCTGAATATCGGTCAGCGCCACATCACGGTGTCCACAAGCGGAATTGTACCAAACATCTACAAGTTTGCGGACGAAGATACACAGATTAACCTGGCGATTTCCATCCATGCACCGAATGATGCGCTGCGTTCCAAATTGATGCCGGTAAACCGTCGTTTTCCTTTTGACGATGTGATGGAATCCCTTCGGTATTACCTCGCCAAAACGGGCCGGAGAATCACATTTGAATATGCACTTATCGGTGGCGTGAACGATCAGCCGGAACATGCTGCGGAACTCGCAAGTGTACTCAAGAACATGCTCTGCCACGTGAACCTGATTCCAGTCAATCACGTACCTGAACGCAAGTATGTGAGAACATCGAGAAGCGACATTTTCAATTTCCAGAAGATTCTTTCGGAGCAGGGTGTTAATGTAACCATTCGTCGTGAACAGGGACATGATATTGCTGCCGCTTGCGGCCAGCTTCGTGCAAAGCATATGGAGTTGAGGTGA